The Microbacterium sp. LWO12-1.2 genome includes a window with the following:
- the treY gene encoding malto-oligosyltrehalose synthase: MTRRPLSTYRLQIRAQFTLDDAAGLVPYLAELGVSWAYLSPLLAAVPGSDHGYDVVDHSRVDQSRGGEAGLRRFADAAHDAGLGVLVDIVPNHVGVAIPRENPWWWDVLRLGRGSRYATAFDIDWRHGNGKLRLPILGSVAEAALDNGDFVVDTTASDDAPDGTLSYFEHVLPLAPGSGELASDLPALLAAQHYELRFWQDQNAELNYRRFFAVSELAGIRVELPDVFASSHREIGRWITEGLADGIRVDHPDGLADPGGYLEELAGVTGAVYTLVEKILEPGEALPSWWRTDGTTGYDALGEIDRVLVDPDGVAALSLLDARLRADTGLPEGQSWPELIHTTKRMIADGLLQSEIRRLVRSLPFGVVDAEDALAELVACFPVYRSYLPAGRAHLDAAFAEARKRRPELVDAFDELRPLLADERTEVGVRFPQTTGAVMAKGVEDTAFYRWTRLGTLTEVGGDPSIAALSTEEFHAAQGARLAGWPHAMTTLSTHDTKRSEDVRARLSVLSEIPERWSEVLGELRSIASTGHGPLDALLWQAVVGAWPIASDRVLAYAQKAAREAAEATGWQHPDAVFEEGLAAIADASGAAARATVERFVAEIDGFGRSNSLSAKLLQLTGPGVPDVYQGTELWDHSLVDPDNRRPVDFSERARLLRDLDADFARGVLPPIDDSGRAKLLVTSRALRLRRDNPELFALYRPAVAVGVASAHAVAVDRGGVTVVATRLPVGLTRLGGWGETRLMRRDVAAVDALTGRRIEPGPVRVEELLADYPVALLVDDR; this comes from the coding sequence ATGACTCGGCGACCGCTGTCGACGTACCGGCTGCAGATCCGCGCGCAGTTCACTCTCGACGATGCGGCGGGCCTGGTTCCGTACCTCGCCGAGCTCGGCGTCTCATGGGCGTACCTGTCGCCGCTGCTGGCCGCCGTACCCGGTTCTGATCACGGCTACGACGTGGTGGATCACTCCCGCGTCGATCAGAGCCGCGGGGGAGAGGCCGGACTGCGCCGGTTCGCCGACGCCGCACACGACGCAGGACTCGGCGTCCTCGTGGACATCGTCCCCAATCATGTCGGTGTCGCGATACCGAGGGAGAACCCGTGGTGGTGGGACGTCCTGCGCCTGGGTCGCGGGTCCCGGTACGCCACGGCCTTCGACATCGACTGGCGCCACGGGAACGGCAAGCTCCGGCTGCCGATCCTCGGGTCGGTCGCCGAGGCCGCACTCGACAACGGCGACTTCGTGGTGGACACGACCGCATCGGATGATGCCCCCGATGGCACGCTGTCGTACTTCGAGCACGTGCTCCCGCTCGCTCCGGGCTCGGGAGAGCTGGCGTCAGACCTGCCCGCTCTGCTGGCCGCCCAGCACTACGAGCTGCGGTTCTGGCAGGACCAGAACGCCGAACTCAACTACCGCCGCTTCTTCGCCGTGTCGGAGCTCGCCGGCATCCGGGTGGAACTGCCCGATGTGTTCGCGTCCTCGCATCGTGAGATCGGGCGCTGGATCACCGAGGGTCTCGCTGACGGCATCCGCGTCGATCATCCTGATGGCCTCGCCGACCCCGGCGGGTACCTGGAGGAACTGGCAGGGGTGACAGGAGCCGTGTACACCCTGGTGGAGAAGATCCTCGAGCCCGGAGAGGCGCTGCCGTCGTGGTGGCGCACCGATGGGACCACCGGGTACGACGCGCTCGGCGAGATCGACCGTGTCCTCGTCGATCCCGACGGCGTCGCGGCGCTGTCCCTCCTGGATGCGCGGCTGCGAGCGGACACGGGGCTCCCCGAGGGGCAGAGCTGGCCGGAACTCATCCACACGACCAAGCGGATGATCGCCGACGGGCTCCTGCAGTCGGAGATCCGTCGCTTGGTGCGCAGCCTTCCCTTCGGTGTCGTGGACGCCGAGGACGCACTGGCCGAACTCGTCGCCTGTTTCCCGGTCTATCGCTCCTACCTTCCGGCAGGACGTGCGCATCTGGACGCGGCGTTCGCAGAGGCACGGAAGCGGCGTCCCGAACTCGTGGACGCCTTCGACGAACTGCGTCCCCTGCTCGCCGATGAGCGCACCGAGGTCGGCGTCCGGTTCCCGCAGACGACGGGTGCCGTGATGGCGAAGGGTGTGGAGGACACCGCGTTCTATCGGTGGACACGGCTCGGCACGCTGACCGAAGTGGGCGGCGACCCCTCGATCGCCGCGCTGTCGACCGAGGAGTTCCACGCGGCGCAGGGCGCCCGTCTGGCCGGCTGGCCGCACGCGATGACGACTCTCTCCACGCACGACACCAAGCGCTCGGAAGACGTGCGCGCCCGCCTGAGCGTGCTGTCGGAGATCCCGGAACGCTGGTCCGAGGTGCTGGGCGAGCTGCGTTCGATCGCGTCGACCGGTCATGGCCCGCTCGATGCCCTGCTCTGGCAGGCCGTGGTCGGAGCGTGGCCGATCGCCTCGGATCGCGTGCTCGCCTACGCGCAGAAGGCCGCGAGGGAAGCGGCTGAGGCGACGGGGTGGCAGCATCCGGACGCGGTCTTCGAGGAGGGGCTGGCGGCGATCGCCGATGCCTCCGGCGCAGCCGCGCGCGCCACGGTGGAGCGCTTCGTCGCCGAGATCGACGGCTTCGGCCGCTCGAACTCGCTGTCAGCCAAGCTGTTGCAGCTCACAGGGCCCGGGGTGCCCGATGTCTATCAGGGCACGGAGCTGTGGGACCACTCGCTGGTCGATCCGGACAACCGCCGTCCGGTCGATTTCTCCGAGCGCGCACGTCTGCTCCGAGACCTCGACGCCGATTTCGCCCGCGGTGTTCTGCCGCCGATCGATGACTCAGGGCGGGCGAAACTGCTCGTCACCTCGCGCGCCCTGCGGCTGCGACGTGACAACCCCGAGCTGTTCGCGCTGTACCGCCCCGCGGTCGCGGTGGGCGTGGCGTCCGCTCATGCGGTTGCAGTGGATCGAGGGGGTGTGACGGTGGTCGCGACGAGGCTACCCGTCGGTCTCACCCGTCTCGGCGGATGGGGCGAGACACGGTTGATGCGCCGCGATGTCGCCGCGGTCGACGCGCTGACCGGTCGCCGCATCGAGCCAGGACCCGTGCGGGTGGAGGAACTGCTCGCGGACTATCCGGTGGCGCTGCTGGTGGACGATCGATGA
- the treZ gene encoding malto-oligosyltrehalose trehalohydrolase — protein MIEVWAPHARRMRVRTVTDDGAQIAEHELSGPHARDGVAGWWSADLDLDDSERYGFLIDDGDQVRPDPRSRRQPDGVHGPSAAFDGDRFVWTDGAWTGRQLAGGVLYELHIGTFTPDGTLDAAIARLDHLAELGITHVELLPVNAFNGAWNWGYDGVLWYSVQESYGGPRAYQRFVDAAHARGLAVIQDVVYNHLGPSGNYLPEFGPYLRAGEGNPWGDSVDLGEAAVREYILENAEMWMRDFHVDGLRLDAVHALHDESPVHILQELALRTDALSARLDRPLTLIAESDLNDPTLILPREAGGFGLTAQWSDDWHHAVHVALTGETTGYYADFAAADAVPKVSRHGFFHDGTYSSFRGRVHGSPIPDAVPNWRLVTFAQDHDQVGNRAAGDRLSATVSPARLAVAAVLTLTAPGTPMLFMGEEWGASAPWQFFTSHPEPELARAVREGRVAEFARMGWDPADVPDPQDPATFRRSHLDWSEKDAPAHAALMNLYRDLITLRRTRPELTDPDMTRTRVAVIANEGDPSARAYRIDRGPCAVLINLTAGAVVFDIDPGHAVLLSTASAEPAGGRLRVPSEAAVVLGPARA, from the coding sequence ATGATCGAGGTGTGGGCTCCCCACGCGCGACGGATGCGAGTGCGCACCGTGACCGACGACGGGGCGCAGATCGCCGAGCATGAACTCAGCGGTCCTCACGCGCGGGACGGCGTCGCCGGCTGGTGGTCGGCGGACCTCGATCTGGATGACAGCGAGCGCTACGGCTTCCTGATCGACGACGGCGACCAAGTGCGCCCGGATCCGCGCTCACGACGCCAACCCGACGGAGTGCACGGCCCGTCCGCCGCCTTCGACGGCGACCGGTTCGTCTGGACCGACGGCGCGTGGACAGGGCGCCAGCTCGCCGGCGGCGTGCTCTACGAGCTGCACATCGGCACGTTCACGCCCGACGGCACCCTCGATGCGGCGATCGCCCGGCTTGACCACCTCGCCGAGCTCGGCATCACCCACGTGGAGCTGCTGCCGGTCAATGCGTTCAACGGAGCATGGAACTGGGGCTACGACGGGGTGCTCTGGTACTCGGTGCAGGAGAGCTATGGCGGTCCGCGCGCGTACCAGCGGTTCGTGGATGCCGCGCACGCCAGAGGCCTCGCGGTGATCCAGGACGTCGTCTACAACCACCTTGGACCCAGCGGCAACTACCTGCCGGAGTTCGGCCCGTATCTGCGCGCGGGCGAGGGCAACCCCTGGGGTGACTCCGTGGATCTCGGCGAGGCGGCGGTGCGCGAGTACATCCTCGAGAACGCGGAGATGTGGATGCGGGACTTCCACGTCGACGGCCTGCGTCTCGATGCCGTGCACGCGCTGCACGACGAGTCGCCCGTGCACATCCTGCAGGAGCTCGCGCTGCGCACCGACGCGCTGTCGGCCCGGCTGGATCGGCCGCTGACCCTGATCGCCGAATCCGACCTGAATGACCCGACGCTGATCCTGCCGCGAGAGGCGGGCGGCTTCGGGCTGACGGCGCAGTGGTCCGACGACTGGCACCATGCCGTGCACGTGGCGCTGACGGGGGAGACCACGGGCTACTACGCCGATTTCGCGGCGGCGGATGCCGTGCCGAAGGTGTCGCGACACGGCTTCTTCCACGACGGGACGTACTCGTCGTTCCGCGGCAGAGTGCACGGCAGTCCGATCCCCGACGCGGTGCCGAACTGGCGTCTGGTCACTTTCGCGCAGGATCACGACCAGGTCGGCAACCGTGCTGCCGGTGACCGGCTCTCGGCGACGGTGTCACCGGCACGACTCGCTGTCGCCGCCGTGCTCACCCTGACGGCCCCTGGCACGCCCATGCTCTTCATGGGCGAGGAGTGGGGGGCTTCGGCACCCTGGCAGTTCTTCACCTCGCATCCCGAGCCCGAGCTCGCCCGCGCCGTGCGCGAAGGCCGGGTGGCCGAGTTCGCACGGATGGGATGGGATCCCGCCGACGTGCCGGATCCGCAGGACCCGGCGACGTTCCGGCGCTCGCACCTGGACTGGAGCGAGAAGGATGCCCCCGCTCACGCGGCGCTGATGAACCTGTACCGCGACCTGATCACACTGCGGCGCACGCGTCCCGAGCTCACCGACCCCGACATGACCCGCACGCGCGTCGCTGTGATCGCGAACGAGGGTGACCCGAGCGCTCGTGCGTACCGGATCGACCGGGGCCCCTGCGCGGTGCTGATCAATCTCACGGCCGGTGCGGTCGTCTTCGACATCGACCCCGGTCACGCGGTGCTGCTGTCCACCGCCTCCGCGGAGCCGGCTGGTGGCCGCCTGCGGGTGCCGTCCGAAGCGGCGGTCGTACTGGGTCCAGCACGGGCCTGA
- a CDS encoding cysteine desulfurase translates to MSVSPAADVLAPLSEDEVRRIREDFPILQTQVNGHPLAYLDSGATSQRPFTVLDAEREFASTTNSAVHRGAHTLAAEATELFEDARATVARFIGADDDEIVWTSNATEAINLVAYSLSNASVGRGGVEADRLRLREGDEIVTTEMEHHANLIPWQELAARTGATLRVIPLDDEGALRLDEAAAIITDRTKIVAVTHVSNVLGVINPVEQIIALARQVGALVLLDACQSAPHLPLDVRALDVDFAVISGHKMLGPTGIGALYGRRELLAAMPPFLTGGSMITTVTTMQAEYLPPPQRFEAGTQRVSQAIALAAAVDYLTAVGMPRIAAHEAAFGRRLVDGLSGIDGVRVLGAGIQLPRVGLASFDVDGIHSHDVGQFLDDRGIAVRVGHHCAQPLHRRLGITSSTRASTYLYTTEAEVEAVIDGVAAAIDFFGVRA, encoded by the coding sequence ATGAGCGTTTCCCCTGCCGCCGACGTGCTCGCCCCGCTGAGCGAGGACGAGGTTCGGCGCATCCGCGAAGATTTCCCGATCCTGCAGACCCAGGTGAACGGGCATCCGCTCGCCTATCTCGACTCCGGGGCGACCTCGCAACGACCCTTCACGGTGCTGGATGCCGAGCGCGAATTCGCCTCGACCACGAACTCCGCCGTGCACCGCGGGGCGCACACGCTGGCAGCCGAAGCCACCGAGCTGTTCGAAGACGCACGGGCCACGGTGGCCCGCTTCATCGGTGCCGACGACGACGAGATCGTCTGGACCTCGAACGCGACCGAGGCCATCAACCTCGTCGCCTACTCGCTCTCGAACGCCTCGGTCGGGCGGGGTGGGGTCGAAGCCGACCGCCTCCGGCTGCGCGAGGGCGACGAGATCGTCACGACCGAGATGGAGCATCACGCCAACCTGATCCCCTGGCAGGAACTCGCCGCCCGTACCGGAGCGACGCTGCGTGTGATCCCGCTGGACGACGAGGGAGCGCTCCGACTCGACGAGGCCGCCGCGATCATCACCGACCGCACGAAGATCGTCGCCGTCACGCATGTCTCGAACGTGCTGGGCGTGATCAACCCGGTCGAGCAGATCATCGCGCTCGCGCGTCAGGTCGGCGCCCTCGTGCTGCTCGACGCCTGCCAATCCGCGCCGCATCTGCCGCTCGACGTGCGAGCGCTCGATGTCGACTTCGCGGTGATCTCCGGCCACAAGATGCTCGGACCCACCGGCATCGGCGCGCTCTACGGTCGCCGCGAACTGCTCGCGGCGATGCCGCCGTTCCTGACCGGCGGATCGATGATCACGACCGTCACCACGATGCAGGCCGAGTACCTGCCGCCGCCGCAGCGCTTCGAGGCGGGAACGCAGCGGGTGTCGCAGGCGATCGCGCTCGCCGCAGCCGTCGACTACCTCACCGCGGTCGGCATGCCGCGCATCGCCGCCCATGAGGCCGCCTTCGGTCGCCGCCTGGTCGATGGACTGAGCGGGATCGACGGCGTGCGCGTGCTCGGCGCCGGCATCCAGCTGCCGCGCGTGGGGCTCGCGAGCTTCGACGTCGACGGCATCCACTCGCACGATGTCGGGCAGTTCCTCGACGACCGCGGTATCGCGGTGCGCGTGGGGCACCACTGCGCGCAGCCGTTGCACCGCCGCCTCGGCATCACCTCGTCCACGCGGGCGAGCACCTACCTCTACACGACCGAGGCCGAGGTGGAGGCCGTGATCGACGGCGTCGCCGCGGCCATCGACTTCTTCGGAGTGCGCGCATGA
- the sufU gene encoding Fe-S cluster assembly sulfur transfer protein SufU, translated as MTSGDLQNLYQELILDHSRTPYGFGLRETIAAQSHQVNPTCGDEVTLQVHRAADGTVEAIAWEGHGCAISQASASLLAELAEGLSVPDLEVRIDAFREAMRSRGKIEPDEELLGDAAALGGVSRYVARVKCAMLAWVAAEDALRKSA; from the coding sequence ATGACATCCGGCGACCTGCAGAACCTGTACCAGGAGCTCATCCTGGATCACTCCCGCACCCCGTACGGCTTCGGCCTGCGCGAGACCATCGCGGCGCAGTCGCATCAGGTCAACCCGACCTGCGGCGACGAGGTGACCCTGCAGGTGCACCGCGCGGCCGACGGCACCGTCGAGGCGATCGCCTGGGAGGGCCACGGCTGTGCGATCTCGCAGGCGTCGGCGTCGCTGCTCGCCGAGCTCGCCGAAGGTCTCTCGGTGCCCGACCTCGAGGTGCGCATCGATGCGTTCCGAGAGGCGATGCGCTCGCGCGGCAAGATCGAGCCGGACGAGGAACTGCTCGGCGACGCGGCGGCGCTCGGCGGGGTGTCCCGTTACGTGGCTCGGGTGAAATGCGCGATGCTCGCGTGGGTCGCGGCCGAGGACGCACTGCGCAAGTCGGCCTGA
- a CDS encoding GNAT family N-acetyltransferase produces the protein MTVRLTPLPSARYDDWSAATRERLIRLRQESGSRLGEEAVTQAEQYFTELLPQGLDSTASQVLLIADGADELGTLWLGANAGRLFVIDLAFSIAPSTSQGDEIVAALRAIATGEEASLISIGLFPQDAEGRRLVEGRGFRVASIQMLLEPLPDRIVADHVIVAPMTPERYPSFATASEAAFAVDLAESGRYTPEEAVVESRRQFVLELPEGLDTPGQELFTATVDGVEVGILWIGMRDRGGRPHAFILDVEVAADHRRKGYGRELMHATEREARRLGAGSVGLHVFGFNDAAVTLYEGLGYRRLEEQFILDL, from the coding sequence ATGACCGTACGCCTGACTCCGTTGCCCTCTGCACGCTACGACGACTGGAGTGCGGCCACCAGGGAACGGCTCATCCGTCTGCGCCAGGAGTCCGGATCGCGCCTCGGTGAAGAGGCGGTCACGCAGGCGGAGCAGTACTTCACCGAGTTGCTGCCCCAGGGGCTCGATTCCACGGCTTCGCAGGTGCTGCTCATCGCGGATGGCGCCGACGAGCTCGGCACGCTCTGGCTCGGTGCCAACGCCGGGCGCCTCTTCGTGATCGATCTCGCCTTCTCGATCGCGCCGTCGACGTCGCAGGGCGACGAGATCGTGGCAGCTCTCCGGGCCATCGCAACAGGAGAGGAGGCCTCGCTGATCAGCATCGGACTGTTCCCGCAGGATGCGGAGGGGCGTCGTCTCGTCGAAGGGCGGGGCTTCCGCGTCGCCTCCATCCAGATGCTGCTCGAACCGCTGCCCGACAGGATCGTCGCCGATCACGTGATCGTGGCGCCGATGACCCCGGAGCGCTACCCGAGTTTCGCCACCGCGTCCGAAGCGGCGTTCGCGGTGGACCTCGCTGAGTCCGGCCGGTACACCCCCGAGGAAGCCGTCGTGGAATCTCGGCGGCAGTTCGTGCTGGAGCTCCCCGAGGGGCTGGACACGCCAGGGCAGGAGCTGTTCACGGCCACGGTCGACGGGGTCGAGGTCGGCATCCTCTGGATCGGGATGCGGGATCGAGGGGGTCGCCCCCACGCCTTCATCCTCGACGTCGAGGTCGCTGCGGATCACCGACGGAAGGGGTACGGGCGGGAGCTGATGCATGCGACGGAGCGCGAAGCGCGCCGGTTGGGTGCCGGCTCGGTCGGCCTGCACGTGTTCGGTTTCAACGATGCTGCGGTCACGCTGTACGAGGGGCTGGGATACCGGCGACTCGAGGAGCAGTTCATCCTCGACCTCTGA
- a CDS encoding NADPH-dependent F420 reductase — protein sequence MAPHMTTLGIIGAGHIGSQVARVAVAHGYDVVISNSRGPETLSALVEELGPRARAATAVEAGEAGDVVVVTVPLRALDQVPVEPLAGKIVLDTNNYYFERDGHIEALDKGETTTSELVQQHLPTSKIAKAFNHIYAADITTDGAPAGTENRRALATAGDDAEAVAFITAFYDEIGFDTVNVGPLSESWRVERDRPAYVVRQNAAELEANLAIANRLP from the coding sequence TTGGCCCCACACATGACAACTCTCGGAATCATCGGTGCAGGACACATCGGATCGCAGGTCGCGCGTGTGGCGGTCGCCCACGGCTACGACGTCGTGATCTCCAACTCGCGCGGACCGGAGACGCTCTCCGCGCTCGTCGAGGAACTCGGGCCGCGGGCACGGGCTGCGACGGCGGTGGAAGCCGGCGAGGCAGGCGACGTCGTCGTGGTCACGGTTCCGCTGCGTGCGCTCGACCAGGTTCCGGTCGAGCCCCTCGCCGGAAAGATCGTGCTGGACACCAACAACTACTACTTCGAGCGCGACGGACACATCGAGGCACTCGACAAGGGTGAGACCACGACATCCGAACTCGTGCAGCAGCACCTTCCGACCTCGAAGATCGCGAAGGCGTTCAACCACATCTATGCGGCCGACATCACCACCGACGGCGCGCCCGCAGGCACGGAGAACCGTCGGGCGCTCGCGACGGCGGGCGATGACGCCGAAGCCGTCGCGTTCATCACCGCCTTCTACGACGAGATCGGATTCGACACGGTGAACGTCGGCCCGTTGAGCGAGTCCTGGCGCGTCGAGCGCGACCGCCCGGCGTACGTCGTGCGCCAGAACGCGGCGGAGCTCGAGGCCAACCTCGCGATCGCGAACCGTCTTCCCTGA
- a CDS encoding GntR family transcriptional regulator, with the protein MTAAGATGELESVRVTRILRDDIILGRRAPGSRLVERDIAAELNVSRLPVREAIRALVSEGVVVARPRTWAVVREFTHRDIKDFAEVREAIETLIFVFAAERHDEAGIARLRAAYERERDAAATGDAEGARIAAAEFHEIAAELAGNEMLGELIAVFITRLRWLFGQHDDLPAMAEEHRVILETLAARDVESIRTLIPQHLANGQAVAERRLANGYQI; encoded by the coding sequence ATGACGGCGGCGGGGGCTACCGGCGAACTCGAGTCGGTCAGGGTCACGCGAATACTGCGCGATGACATCATTCTCGGGCGCCGCGCGCCAGGATCCCGGCTCGTCGAGCGCGACATCGCTGCCGAACTGAACGTCTCCAGGCTGCCGGTGCGGGAGGCGATCCGCGCGCTGGTGAGCGAAGGTGTCGTCGTGGCACGCCCGCGCACCTGGGCGGTCGTGCGCGAGTTCACTCATCGCGACATCAAGGACTTCGCAGAGGTACGTGAAGCGATCGAGACGCTCATCTTCGTCTTCGCCGCCGAGCGCCACGATGAGGCGGGGATCGCCCGACTTCGCGCGGCGTACGAGCGCGAGCGGGACGCGGCGGCGACGGGCGACGCCGAGGGCGCGCGTATCGCTGCCGCGGAGTTCCATGAGATCGCGGCCGAGCTGGCGGGCAACGAGATGCTGGGCGAGCTCATCGCTGTATTCATCACCCGTCTGCGCTGGCTCTTCGGGCAGCACGACGATCTGCCGGCGATGGCGGAGGAGCACCGCGTCATCCTCGAGACTTTGGCCGCGCGTGACGTCGAATCGATCCGGACGCTCATCCCGCAGCACCTGGCGAACGGGCAGGCCGTCGCAGAGCGTCGACTCGCCAACGGCTACCAGATCTGA
- a CDS encoding MOSC domain-containing protein, whose amino-acid sequence MAPRVVAVHSHASHTFSKLTRESITLLEGLGVEGDAHCGATVQHRSRVAADPSQPNLRQVHLIHEELFDQLRASGHGVVPGELGENITTRDIDLLALPVGARLHFGDAVVTITGLRNPCQQINDFQSGLLKQVITTDDEGRVVRLAGVMGIISRGGTVAAGDTIDVELPPTPHFPLTRV is encoded by the coding sequence ATGGCTCCTCGGGTTGTCGCAGTTCATTCCCATGCTTCGCACACCTTCAGCAAGCTGACACGTGAGTCGATCACACTCCTCGAGGGGCTCGGTGTCGAAGGGGACGCGCACTGCGGCGCAACCGTACAGCACCGCTCACGGGTGGCTGCAGACCCGTCGCAGCCGAACCTGCGACAGGTGCACCTGATCCATGAAGAACTGTTCGACCAGCTGCGCGCGAGCGGTCACGGCGTCGTACCCGGTGAACTCGGCGAGAACATCACCACCAGGGATATCGACCTGCTGGCACTTCCTGTCGGCGCTCGACTGCACTTCGGCGATGCGGTGGTGACGATCACAGGCCTCCGCAACCCGTGCCAGCAGATCAACGATTTCCAGTCCGGCCTGCTCAAGCAGGTGATCACGACCGATGATGAGGGCCGCGTCGTCCGACTCGCCGGGGTCATGGGCATCATCTCCCGCGGCGGAACCGTGGCCGCCGGAGACACGATCGACGTCGAGCTACCGCCGACACCGCACTTCCCCCTCACGCGCGTCTGA
- a CDS encoding SDR family NAD(P)-dependent oxidoreductase → MKHLHLAGSTTVITGAASGMGASIARLLAVEGAHLALIDHNAAALAEVAAGLSGTTVTTHVVDLRDDDAVFATAAEITAAHPRINALITCAGSSMLGNLDQLTMEEMRWLTDVNLWGTVSITKALLPALRKAPAAHISHLASVYALASPAGRIPYAMSKFAVRAFSEALRHELEGTSVSVGAVYPAGVRTGIILHGRYAAAIDPAVAARAAEAQAAMYHTEPADAAARIVQATKRRRGRTMVGREARLIDVLVRVAPSAYWRVMRGPLREAIDTTTPLR, encoded by the coding sequence ATGAAGCACCTCCACCTTGCCGGGAGCACGACCGTGATCACCGGTGCGGCCAGCGGCATGGGCGCGTCGATCGCCCGGCTACTCGCGGTCGAAGGCGCGCATCTCGCGCTGATCGACCACAATGCCGCCGCTCTCGCCGAGGTCGCCGCGGGGCTGAGCGGCACCACGGTGACCACCCACGTGGTCGACCTCCGCGATGACGACGCCGTATTCGCCACCGCCGCCGAGATCACCGCCGCGCATCCGCGGATCAACGCCCTCATCACGTGCGCCGGCTCGTCGATGCTCGGCAATCTCGATCAGCTGACGATGGAGGAGATGCGCTGGCTGACCGACGTGAATCTCTGGGGCACCGTCTCGATCACCAAGGCCCTGCTGCCGGCGCTGCGGAAGGCACCGGCCGCCCATATCTCGCACCTGGCCAGCGTCTATGCGCTCGCCTCTCCGGCGGGGCGCATCCCCTACGCGATGAGCAAGTTCGCCGTACGCGCGTTCTCGGAGGCGCTGCGGCACGAGCTGGAGGGAACCTCGGTCTCGGTCGGCGCGGTGTATCCGGCCGGTGTGCGCACCGGCATCATCCTGCACGGCAGGTACGCCGCCGCGATCGACCCCGCTGTCGCCGCACGAGCCGCCGAGGCGCAGGCAGCGATGTACCACACCGAGCCCGCCGACGCTGCGGCCCGGATCGTGCAGGCGACGAAGCGCCGACGCGGCCGGACGATGGTCGGGCGTGAAGCGCGACTCATCGACGTGCTCGTGCGGGTGGCTCCGTCGGCGTACTGGCGCGTGATGCGTGGCCCGCTGCGCGAGGCGATCGACACCACCACACCGCTGCGGTAG
- a CDS encoding asparagine synthase, giving the protein MGRTADAIAEGVAIATAAARLAVKNHILVGTIAENGVFDTDKYIDDAREALRAMAEESEEAAANVTALRKRARGRHSDPSGTHDYRDRDVRNLRRRAKQSSGVAAKLRDVMQDRDQLRVIVEEAREAAWADVRHNLDRRLRVEGMRPDQDPDYDRMREARMQALRLVDLQALSSQQRAKAKRKKKQKADAEAE; this is encoded by the coding sequence GTGGGACGGACAGCGGATGCCATCGCTGAAGGTGTCGCGATCGCGACCGCTGCAGCGCGCCTGGCCGTCAAGAATCACATCCTCGTCGGCACGATCGCCGAGAACGGAGTCTTCGACACCGACAAGTACATCGACGACGCCCGAGAGGCATTGCGCGCGATGGCCGAGGAGTCCGAAGAGGCCGCAGCGAACGTGACCGCTCTGCGCAAGAGGGCGCGCGGTCGCCACTCCGACCCGTCCGGTACGCACGACTACCGCGACCGCGATGTGCGCAATCTCCGTCGCAGGGCGAAGCAGTCCAGCGGCGTCGCCGCGAAGCTGCGTGACGTGATGCAGGACCGCGACCAGCTGCGCGTCATCGTCGAGGAGGCTCGTGAGGCGGCCTGGGCCGACGTGCGCCACAACCTCGACCGCCGACTGCGGGTCGAGGGGATGCGTCCGGATCAGGACCCCGATTACGACCGCATGCGCGAGGCGCGGATGCAGGCGCTGCGGCTCGTCGATCTGCAGGCGCTGTCGTCGCAGCAGCGCGCCAAAGCCAAGCGCAAGAAGAAGCAGAAAGCCGACGCCGAGGCCGAGTGA